The following coding sequences are from one Seonamhaeicola sp. ML3 window:
- a CDS encoding NRDE family protein — MCTVTISPIDNNGFVLTSNRDEAPNRKSLSPEFYDVEGVKTLFPKDELSGGTWIGVSEKNRLVCVLNGGFIIHERKAEYRKSRGIVAKDFMVADDVFSFIKTYDLEDVEPFTIVIADWNIQLKFIELVWDGNKKHIAELPLESKLWSSSTLYDEEMKIERQQWFKDFKAENDLTPQSLMAFHKEGAGKNLDYGVLMDRGFVKTTSITQVEKQGGNLIMSYENLQDGTVTNKIFRLPQIVNE, encoded by the coding sequence ATGTGTACTGTAACAATTAGCCCTATAGATAATAATGGTTTTGTGTTAACCTCTAATAGAGATGAGGCGCCCAATAGGAAATCCTTATCTCCTGAGTTTTATGATGTCGAAGGTGTAAAGACGTTATTTCCCAAAGATGAATTGTCTGGTGGTACCTGGATTGGTGTTAGTGAAAAAAATAGATTGGTGTGTGTGCTTAATGGCGGATTTATCATTCACGAAAGAAAGGCAGAATACAGGAAAAGTAGAGGTATAGTAGCTAAGGATTTTATGGTTGCCGATGATGTTTTTTCTTTTATCAAAACTTATGATTTAGAAGATGTTGAACCCTTTACTATTGTAATAGCTGACTGGAATATCCAATTGAAATTTATTGAATTGGTTTGGGATGGAAATAAAAAACATATTGCTGAATTGCCCTTAGAATCTAAGCTATGGTCATCTTCAACATTATATGATGAGGAAATGAAGATTGAACGGCAGCAGTGGTTTAAAGATTTTAAAGCCGAGAATGACTTGACCCCTCAGTCTTTAATGGCTTTCCATAAAGAGGGAGCTGGTAAAAATTTAGATTATGGTGTTCTTATGGATCGAGGTTTTGTAAAGACGACTAGTATTACCCAAGTAGAAAAACAGGGAGGTAACCTTATTATGTCTTACGAAAACCTACAAGATGGAACTGTTACCAATAAGATTTTTAGATTACCTCAGATAGTTAATGAATAA
- a CDS encoding CehA/McbA family metallohydrolase, which produces MKRHLFILALSLFFYNFSFSQWTNRYPKVDGFGHHVYLEGYELPILNSGPTYPAPSPTKNQVVFSAKGWLWLMDLNSLEAKRITYSPDIDSSPNWSPDGNQIVFVRDNSSDTKIVILDLASKTETTIVNAKALDLDPIYSKDGKHIYYASAENGSLDIWKVNISTKEKQVITNSKNLERLPISFNSEESLIYLKKMGFSYDSIELFDTAQNTSQPLAEENFMSQTSFSLSPDNRTLVYTWPKDDNYELRLLDIQIPKSTLLLTKSNNLPINPKFSYDGKWIYYSEFNQNERSKLKRINVNGGKSETLNPKTWDWNSPTGKLKIISRVDNVKAPVRLNVKDINGHPIIPWSGIIHSDGQNGMVFFYSPGEIEIEAPLGEITITGVQGFTTIKTEQKVNLRKDSQTTTVNLSKIWDANANGWYSGDNHFHLNYGGTNQLDPDDIVLDLKAEDLDVAFPLLANLGQRFLEQDLWDWNRKEPPFIQFGQEVRSHFLGHLGLLGTKKLYWPWVWGPYYDIYGRDDRLNAEPLRFARSQNAIGGYVHPVSVRNPFDEKGSRRIPIELIADCVLGEADVIEIGCLWSDEIGTASLWHQILNIGVPLTISAGSDVMNDLYRTMAIGASRVYVKPEGELSIDSYLEALKKGQSFVSTGPLIEFQVDGNNPGDIVKSEKRKTKWSLNIHSVVAYEKVEIFVNGKVIWSKKGSEKPGTKTYKGSIDIPSGGWVTARASGGTVEWPLMDSYPYAETSPIWFDKIGSTHPESKVLAAKELLKLLDVSEERLKKGYGSNPIPQLESHFNKAKNHLIELSKTE; this is translated from the coding sequence ATGAAAAGACATTTATTCATTTTAGCTTTATCCCTTTTCTTTTACAATTTCAGTTTTTCCCAATGGACCAACAGATATCCCAAAGTTGATGGCTTTGGACATCATGTATATCTAGAAGGTTATGAACTTCCAATTTTAAATTCGGGACCAACCTACCCAGCACCTTCCCCTACCAAAAACCAAGTTGTTTTTTCGGCTAAAGGCTGGCTATGGCTCATGGACTTAAATAGCTTGGAAGCAAAAAGAATAACCTATTCACCTGATATTGACTCAAGCCCTAACTGGTCTCCAGATGGTAATCAGATTGTCTTTGTTAGAGACAATAGTAGCGACACAAAAATTGTTATCTTAGATTTAGCCTCTAAGACCGAAACTACTATTGTAAATGCCAAAGCCTTAGACCTTGACCCCATATACTCAAAAGATGGTAAACATATTTATTACGCTTCAGCAGAAAACGGGTCACTCGATATTTGGAAAGTCAACATATCCACCAAAGAAAAGCAAGTCATCACTAACTCAAAAAACTTAGAACGCCTTCCCATTTCTTTTAACTCTGAAGAAAGTTTAATATATCTCAAAAAAATGGGGTTTTCTTATGATTCAATTGAACTATTCGATACTGCCCAAAATACGTCACAACCCTTGGCCGAAGAGAATTTTATGTCTCAAACATCATTTTCACTTTCACCAGACAATAGAACATTAGTCTATACTTGGCCCAAAGACGACAATTATGAATTAAGGTTACTAGATATTCAAATACCAAAAAGCACTTTACTCTTAACCAAAAGTAACAACCTACCAATAAACCCTAAATTCAGCTATGACGGAAAGTGGATTTATTATTCTGAATTCAATCAAAATGAGAGGTCAAAATTAAAACGTATAAACGTAAATGGTGGCAAATCTGAAACCTTAAATCCAAAAACATGGGATTGGAATTCTCCGACTGGTAAACTAAAGATTATAAGTCGAGTTGATAACGTAAAAGCTCCAGTAAGATTGAATGTTAAGGATATAAACGGACATCCAATAATTCCATGGTCAGGCATTATTCATTCTGATGGACAGAACGGCATGGTCTTCTTCTACTCGCCCGGAGAAATTGAAATTGAAGCACCACTTGGTGAAATTACTATAACCGGAGTTCAAGGATTCACTACAATAAAAACTGAGCAGAAAGTGAATCTTAGAAAAGATTCTCAAACCACCACCGTGAATCTATCCAAAATTTGGGATGCCAATGCTAATGGTTGGTATTCTGGGGATAACCATTTTCATTTAAATTACGGAGGCACCAACCAATTAGACCCAGATGATATTGTATTGGATTTGAAAGCAGAAGATTTAGATGTTGCCTTTCCTCTTTTGGCAAACCTTGGGCAACGGTTCTTGGAACAAGACCTTTGGGATTGGAATAGAAAAGAACCTCCATTCATCCAATTTGGGCAAGAAGTACGTTCTCATTTTCTGGGGCATTTAGGTTTATTGGGAACTAAAAAACTTTATTGGCCTTGGGTTTGGGGACCTTATTATGACATTTATGGCCGTGACGACAGGTTAAATGCAGAACCCTTAAGATTTGCCCGAAGTCAAAATGCCATTGGAGGCTATGTACATCCTGTTAGCGTAAGAAACCCATTTGATGAAAAAGGCTCCAGACGCATCCCCATAGAACTTATAGCAGATTGTGTTTTAGGCGAAGCCGATGTTATAGAAATTGGTTGTCTATGGTCTGATGAAATAGGCACGGCTTCTTTATGGCATCAAATTCTAAATATTGGTGTTCCCTTAACAATTTCAGCGGGTAGCGATGTGATGAATGACCTATATAGAACCATGGCTATTGGAGCTTCAAGGGTTTATGTTAAACCTGAAGGAGAATTAAGCATAGACTCATATTTGGAAGCTCTAAAAAAAGGACAAAGCTTTGTATCTACAGGACCTTTAATAGAATTTCAAGTTGATGGAAACAATCCTGGAGACATTGTAAAATCTGAAAAAAGAAAAACTAAATGGTCCCTAAATATTCATTCGGTTGTTGCCTATGAGAAAGTTGAAATTTTCGTGAACGGGAAAGTTATTTGGAGCAAAAAAGGAAGCGAAAAACCAGGAACAAAAACCTATAAAGGTTCCATTGATATACCTTCTGGTGGTTGGGTTACAGCTAGAGCATCTGGAGGGACTGTAGAATGGCCCTTAATGGACAGCTATCCCTATGCCGAAACCAGCCCTATTTGGTTTGACAAAATAGGCAGTACCCACCCAGAAAGCAAAGTATTGGCCGCAAAAGAATTATTAAAACTTCTAGATGTTTCTGAAGAACGTTTAAAAAAAGGGTATGGTTCAAACCCTATACCCCAATTGGAGTCGCATTTTAATAAAGCAAAAAATCACTTGATAGAGCTATCTAAAACGGAATAA
- the pruA gene encoding L-glutamate gamma-semialdehyde dehydrogenase, whose product MGKGFFNVPIAVNEPVKGYAPGSPEREEVLNTYKDMFNSKVDVPLFINGQYVKTGNTRTMSPPHDHKHIVGTYHLAEPSHIDDAITTALEARKTWAQTPWEQRAAIFLKAAELVAGPYRAKINAATMIAQSKTIHQAEIDAACEFTDFLRFNVQFMTDIYTEQPESTNDSWNRIEYRPLEGFTYAVTPFNFTAIAGNLPACMALMGNVVVWKPSDSQVYSAKVIMDIFEEAGVPPGVINVVFGDPVMITNTVLASPDFSGLHFTGSTFIFKELWKQIGANIHNYKTYPRIVGETGGKDFIIAHKSANPKQVSTAITRGAFEFQGQKCSAASRVYIHESIWVEVKENLITDINSFKMGSPEDMNNFITAVIHEGSFDKLAKYIDQAKEDTEVEVIAGGNYDKSKGYFIEPTVLLTKDPKYTTMCTELFGPVVTIYVYEDDAYTETLKLVDSTSDYALTGAVISTDRYAIVEATDILQNSAGNFYINDKPTGAVVGQQPFGGARASGTNDKAGSPQNLLRWVSPRLIKETFVTPTDYRYPFLGE is encoded by the coding sequence ATGGGAAAAGGCTTTTTTAATGTACCAATTGCGGTTAACGAACCCGTAAAAGGTTATGCTCCAGGATCACCTGAACGCGAAGAAGTTTTAAACACCTATAAAGACATGTTTAACAGTAAAGTTGATGTGCCTTTATTTATTAATGGTCAATATGTTAAAACCGGTAATACAAGAACCATGTCACCACCCCATGACCATAAACATATTGTTGGGACCTATCATTTAGCTGAACCATCTCATATTGATGACGCCATTACCACCGCTCTTGAAGCCAGAAAAACTTGGGCTCAAACCCCATGGGAGCAGCGTGCAGCTATATTCTTGAAAGCCGCTGAACTAGTTGCAGGACCATACAGAGCCAAAATCAATGCCGCTACCATGATTGCGCAATCTAAAACCATTCACCAAGCAGAAATTGATGCGGCTTGTGAGTTCACAGATTTCCTCCGTTTCAATGTTCAGTTTATGACAGATATCTACACAGAACAACCAGAAAGTACAAACGATTCTTGGAATAGAATAGAATACAGACCATTAGAAGGATTCACATATGCGGTAACGCCTTTTAATTTTACAGCTATCGCCGGTAATTTACCTGCTTGTATGGCTTTAATGGGGAATGTAGTAGTTTGGAAACCAAGTGACAGCCAAGTCTATTCTGCTAAAGTCATCATGGATATTTTTGAGGAGGCAGGTGTACCTCCAGGTGTTATTAATGTGGTTTTTGGAGACCCAGTAATGATAACAAACACTGTTTTAGCCAGCCCTGATTTTTCAGGATTGCACTTTACAGGCTCTACATTTATTTTTAAAGAACTTTGGAAACAGATAGGCGCCAATATCCACAATTACAAAACATATCCGAGAATAGTGGGAGAAACTGGCGGTAAGGATTTTATCATAGCACACAAATCGGCCAATCCTAAGCAAGTTTCCACCGCCATTACTCGTGGGGCTTTTGAATTTCAGGGGCAAAAGTGTAGTGCAGCCTCCAGAGTTTATATTCATGAAAGCATCTGGGTAGAAGTAAAAGAAAACCTAATTACCGATATTAATTCATTTAAAATGGGTTCACCTGAAGACATGAACAATTTTATAACAGCGGTAATCCATGAAGGTTCTTTTGATAAATTGGCCAAATACATTGACCAAGCGAAAGAAGACACTGAAGTTGAAGTCATCGCTGGTGGTAATTACGATAAAAGTAAAGGCTATTTTATTGAGCCGACTGTTTTATTAACAAAGGACCCTAAATACACCACCATGTGTACAGAATTATTTGGTCCAGTGGTTACAATATATGTCTATGAAGATGATGCCTATACCGAAACTTTAAAACTTGTTGACAGCACCAGCGATTACGCATTAACCGGAGCTGTTATTTCAACAGACAGATATGCTATTGTTGAGGCCACAGATATTCTTCAAAATAGTGCTGGTAATTTTTATATAAACGATAAACCAACTGGGGCTGTTGTTGGCCAACAACCATTTGGAGGCGCTAGAGCATCTGGAACAAATGATAAAGCAGGAAGTCCTCAAAACTTATTACGCTGGGTATCACCTAGGTTAATTAAGGAAACTTTTGTTACCCCTACTGATTATAGATATCCGTTTTTAGGAGAGTAG
- a CDS encoding DUF6695 family protein — protein MNNTGIILTLAYPETIVMVADEWYSPFLRYIGIGKKDYLRAGHAALVLINKETGVLEYHDFGRYITPEPTGRVRGRNTDNELDFPLKAEIENNEIKNLDEILEFLGTHPKLTHGEGKLVASVCNAIDYKKARVHISQMQDKHFIRYAAFIKDACNCARFVTDSLIAGLTDTVIKKRLVKSKWFTPSTVGNVVLADTQNKVYEVSESGVISEFTGSQRSENIRCFLDKLKDHKVNLFGTLKPKPNDEVHENGQWLSGIAAGAWFELHQTDNNMEYRFRRLSPYGNIDVDAIFKVEDDNFVYQESYEFVHYSNCKFFHVKQNGAIFRFDKIAF, from the coding sequence ATGAATAATACCGGAATCATTTTAACCTTGGCTTATCCGGAGACCATTGTTATGGTGGCCGATGAGTGGTATTCACCTTTTTTGAGGTATATAGGCATAGGCAAAAAGGATTATTTAAGGGCTGGTCACGCTGCTTTAGTGTTGATAAATAAAGAAACCGGTGTTCTGGAATACCATGACTTTGGCAGATACATTACACCAGAACCAACAGGGCGTGTTCGTGGTCGCAATACAGATAATGAATTGGACTTTCCTTTAAAAGCCGAAATTGAAAATAATGAAATAAAAAACCTAGATGAGATTTTAGAGTTTTTAGGAACCCATCCAAAATTAACACATGGTGAAGGTAAATTGGTAGCTTCGGTTTGCAATGCGATAGATTACAAAAAGGCTAGAGTACATATTTCTCAAATGCAGGATAAACATTTTATAAGATATGCTGCCTTTATAAAAGATGCTTGTAACTGTGCCCGGTTTGTTACCGATAGTTTGATTGCCGGTCTAACCGATACTGTCATTAAAAAACGGCTCGTGAAATCAAAATGGTTTACGCCAAGTACAGTTGGTAATGTGGTTTTAGCTGATACTCAAAATAAAGTTTATGAAGTTTCTGAATCGGGAGTGATTTCAGAATTCACTGGTTCCCAAAGAAGTGAAAACATCCGTTGTTTTTTAGATAAACTTAAAGACCATAAGGTCAATCTTTTTGGGACTTTAAAGCCGAAGCCAAATGATGAGGTTCATGAAAACGGACAATGGCTCTCTGGAATTGCTGCTGGAGCTTGGTTTGAATTGCATCAAACAGATAATAATATGGAGTATCGTTTTAGGAGACTCTCACCTTATGGAAATATTGATGTTGATGCCATTTTTAAAGTAGAAGATGACAACTTTGTGTATCAAGAAAGCTATGAGTTTGTACATTACTCCAACTGCAAATTTTTCCATGTAAAACAGAATGGGGCAATTTTTAGGTTTGATAAAATTGCTTTTTAG
- a CDS encoding acyl-CoA desaturase, with the protein MTKQALSFSRNDSAKFFKTLNKRVNNYFKENNLKKTGNWKLYLKTVVMFTLLIGPVALVLTQELPGWAQGLCMVIVGVGMAGVGMNVMHDANHGSFSSKKWVNKLMGSSIYILAGNDYNWKVQHNVLHHTYTNIQGHDEDIDAGRIIRFSKHAKWFKIHKYQKYYAFFLYGLLTANWAIVTDFVQTSKYLKRKLSYGKFPNPATQWTKLIIGKIVYYTVWILLPLLLGIVWWKVLIGFFIMHYTAGIILSVIFQLAHVMPNTEMPLPDKEGNMKNTWAIHQLFTTSNFSPKSWLVGFYTGGLNRQVEHHLFAHISHIHYKKIAKIVKETAQEFSLPYNEYNTFWKAVAEHYNQLKELGKKPSFA; encoded by the coding sequence ATGACTAAACAAGCATTGTCCTTTTCTAGAAACGATTCTGCAAAGTTTTTCAAAACTTTAAATAAACGTGTTAACAATTACTTTAAAGAAAACAATTTAAAGAAAACTGGCAACTGGAAACTCTATCTTAAAACAGTGGTTATGTTTACATTGTTAATAGGACCTGTAGCTCTAGTTCTAACACAAGAACTTCCAGGATGGGCACAGGGATTATGTATGGTTATAGTTGGTGTTGGCATGGCTGGTGTTGGCATGAATGTTATGCATGATGCCAACCATGGTTCATTTTCCAGCAAAAAATGGGTAAATAAACTTATGGGAAGTAGCATCTATATTTTAGCTGGCAATGATTACAACTGGAAAGTGCAGCACAATGTATTACACCACACATACACCAATATTCAAGGGCATGATGAAGACATTGATGCCGGTAGGATAATTAGATTTTCAAAACATGCCAAGTGGTTTAAAATTCATAAATATCAAAAATACTATGCTTTCTTCCTTTATGGGCTTTTAACCGCAAATTGGGCCATAGTTACTGATTTTGTTCAAACTTCGAAATACCTAAAGAGAAAACTCTCTTATGGAAAATTCCCTAACCCTGCCACACAATGGACTAAACTCATTATTGGTAAAATTGTATATTACACGGTTTGGATTTTACTGCCATTGTTATTGGGTATAGTTTGGTGGAAAGTACTGATTGGATTTTTCATTATGCATTACACAGCGGGTATTATACTTAGTGTAATTTTTCAATTAGCGCATGTAATGCCTAATACAGAAATGCCTCTTCCAGACAAGGAAGGCAACATGAAAAACACTTGGGCCATACATCAACTCTTCACAACTTCAAATTTTTCGCCAAAAAGTTGGCTTGTTGGATTTTACACAGGAGGATTGAACAGACAGGTAGAACACCATTTATTTGCTCATATCAGTCATATTCATTACAAGAAAATTGCAAAAATCGTTAAAGAAACTGCACAAGAATTTAGCTTACCATATAACGAATACAATACGTTCTGGAAAGCTGTAGCAGAACACTATAATCAACTTAAAGAATTAGGAAAAAAACCTAGTTTTGCTTAA
- the rsmG gene encoding 16S rRNA (guanine(527)-N(7))-methyltransferase RsmG, translating to MELILKYFPDLTEDQISKFEKLEELYKDWNLKINVVSRKDIDELYLRHVLHSLAIAKLISFNDGAKIMDVGTGGGFPGIPLAIMFPDCSFHLVDSIAKKIRVVNEVVDGLGLTNVKTSHSRVEEIDDVYDFIVSRAVAAMPTFVHWVKGKVSKKQNHKLKNGILYLKGGDLEEELKDYATATVYNLTDYYSEDFFETKKLVHLPQKFKV from the coding sequence ATGGAACTTATCCTAAAGTATTTTCCTGACCTTACAGAAGATCAGATTTCTAAATTCGAAAAGCTAGAGGAGCTCTACAAAGATTGGAATTTAAAGATCAATGTGGTATCTCGAAAAGATATAGATGAGCTTTATTTAAGACACGTGTTACATTCTTTGGCCATTGCCAAACTAATATCATTTAATGATGGGGCTAAAATTATGGATGTTGGAACAGGAGGTGGTTTTCCAGGTATTCCTCTGGCAATCATGTTTCCAGATTGTTCGTTTCATTTGGTAGATAGTATCGCAAAAAAAATTAGGGTAGTAAATGAGGTAGTTGATGGTCTTGGTTTGACTAATGTAAAAACATCCCATAGCAGAGTAGAGGAAATTGATGATGTTTATGATTTTATTGTGAGTAGAGCTGTAGCGGCAATGCCTACTTTTGTTCATTGGGTTAAGGGTAAGGTTTCCAAAAAACAAAACCACAAATTAAAGAATGGCATTCTTTATCTCAAAGGGGGTGATTTAGAAGAAGAACTCAAAGACTACGCTACCGCAACAGTATACAATTTAACAGATTATTATTCCGAAGACTTTTTTGAAACCAAGAAGCTGGTGCATTTACCTCAAAAGTTTAAAGTCTAA
- a CDS encoding pyridoxal phosphate-dependent aminotransferase, translating into MSLLSERILSMSTSATLAMAAKARELRGEGKDIIGLSLGEPDFKVPDFVKEAAIDAINEGYNSYTPVDGYGDLKEAIITKFKRDNNLSYDPSQIVVSTGAKQALFNVAGVMLNDGDEVILPCPYWVSYSDIVKLFGGVPVEVETSIDTDFKMTAEQLEAAITPKTKMMWFSSPCNPSGSVYSKEELKSLVDVLAKHPDIYVVSDEIYEHINYGKGHTSIAEFDALYDRTITVNGVSKAYAMTGWRIGFIGAPEKIARACNKLQGQTTSGANCIAQRAVITALNESPSRIKYMIDEFNVRRDLILDLLNNIEGFNTNTPDGAFYVFPDISHYFGKTLRGKTINNATDFSLYLLEEALVATVTGDAFGNPNCIRISYAASQEQIIEAIKRIKDVVN; encoded by the coding sequence ATGAGCTTATTATCCGAAAGAATTTTAAGTATGTCAACTTCTGCAACTTTAGCTATGGCGGCTAAAGCCAGAGAGCTTAGAGGAGAAGGAAAAGATATTATTGGGCTAAGCCTTGGTGAACCCGATTTTAAGGTTCCCGACTTTGTAAAAGAAGCCGCAATTGACGCCATTAACGAGGGTTACAATTCATACACTCCAGTTGATGGATATGGCGACTTGAAAGAAGCTATCATCACTAAATTTAAAAGGGACAATAATTTATCTTACGACCCATCGCAAATAGTAGTCTCTACTGGAGCAAAACAAGCTTTGTTCAATGTTGCTGGTGTTATGCTTAACGATGGCGATGAAGTTATTCTACCTTGTCCTTATTGGGTAAGCTACTCTGATATAGTTAAACTCTTTGGAGGTGTTCCTGTTGAAGTTGAAACTTCTATAGATACAGATTTTAAAATGACTGCCGAACAATTGGAGGCAGCTATTACTCCTAAAACTAAAATGATGTGGTTTAGCTCGCCGTGCAACCCAAGTGGTTCAGTTTACAGTAAAGAAGAGCTTAAATCTCTAGTAGATGTATTAGCAAAACACCCTGATATTTATGTGGTTTCAGATGAAATATACGAACACATAAACTACGGTAAAGGACATACCAGTATTGCTGAGTTTGACGCCTTATACGACCGTACTATAACTGTAAACGGTGTTTCAAAAGCATATGCTATGACTGGTTGGCGTATAGGATTTATTGGTGCTCCTGAAAAAATTGCCAGAGCTTGTAATAAATTACAGGGACAAACAACCAGTGGTGCAAACTGTATCGCACAGAGAGCGGTAATTACAGCTTTAAATGAATCTCCCTCTCGTATTAAATACATGATTGATGAGTTTAATGTGCGTAGAGATTTAATCTTAGATTTATTAAATAACATCGAAGGTTTTAACACCAACACCCCCGATGGTGCTTTTTATGTATTCCCAGATATTTCCCATTATTTTGGTAAAACTTTACGAGGCAAAACTATTAACAATGCTACAGACTTCTCGCTTTATTTACTTGAAGAAGCTTTAGTCGCTACAGTTACAGGAGACGCCTTTGGAAACCCGAATTGCATTAGAATCTCTTATGCGGCTTCGCAAGAACAAATTATTGAAGCTATAAAGAGAATTAAAGACGTTGTTAATTAA
- a CDS encoding tetratricopeptide repeat protein yields the protein MKKILIVLITVLPLLVFGQTNKNFRKALRTADIEEKLKLLNLAIKENPSNLDAYFQRALVKNDLGDYSAAIVDYSKIILSKPDADSYFNRGNARFSLKDLEGAKSDYAKAFELDPYFVDALYSLACVKYDLEEYVEAIKDFNKVLKIAPNSPKVYMLRAASFKAIDRPKEALKDYSIAIYISPNANTYYNRGVFFMDINNYAKANKDLTKSIRINSNNTFAHFYRGVSFLLLGKYENALKDFSNALALDSLDFDAYIGLAITHHKMNNVALAKEQLKKANNILGNGEFPKLYENTFWYQNHYYFFTNNIKALQDSLNN from the coding sequence ATGAAAAAAATCCTAATTGTTTTAATAACCGTTCTGCCACTTTTAGTCTTCGGTCAGACTAATAAGAATTTCAGAAAAGCTCTTAGAACTGCAGATATAGAAGAGAAATTAAAACTTCTAAACCTAGCAATTAAGGAAAACCCTTCTAACCTTGACGCGTATTTTCAAAGAGCCTTGGTAAAAAATGATTTGGGAGATTATAGTGCTGCAATTGTAGATTATTCAAAAATTATTTTGTCTAAACCTGATGCTGATAGTTATTTCAACCGTGGCAATGCTAGATTTAGTTTAAAAGACCTTGAAGGTGCAAAAAGCGATTATGCTAAAGCTTTCGAACTCGACCCATATTTTGTAGATGCCCTATACAGCTTAGCTTGTGTAAAATACGATCTAGAGGAATACGTTGAAGCTATTAAAGATTTCAATAAGGTTTTAAAAATCGCACCAAATTCGCCTAAGGTATACATGTTACGTGCAGCATCGTTCAAAGCGATAGACCGCCCAAAAGAAGCTTTAAAGGATTACTCTATAGCCATATACATATCTCCAAACGCTAACACTTACTATAATCGAGGTGTATTCTTCATGGACATAAACAACTATGCAAAAGCTAATAAAGACCTTACGAAATCCATTCGTATTAACAGTAATAATACTTTTGCACATTTTTACAGAGGTGTTTCTTTCCTTTTACTTGGCAAATACGAAAACGCGTTGAAAGACTTTTCGAATGCGCTTGCTTTAGACTCTTTAGATTTTGATGCTTATATAGGCTTGGCAATTACCCATCATAAAATGAACAATGTAGCACTAGCCAAAGAACAGTTAAAAAAGGCCAACAATATTCTGGGAAATGGAGAATTCCCTAAACTATACGAGAATACGTTTTGGTACCAAAACCACTACTACTTTTTCACAAATAACATCAAGGCTTTACAGGACTCATTAAATAATTAG
- a CDS encoding response regulator: protein MKLNDLNFLIIEDHKIIANAYKNILMAIPGINFNISIANNCDEAVNLIRRKKHHIAILDLQLPISENERFICGEDLGTLLRNEITSCKLIILTSVTDHSRILSIIQQIDPEGFLIKADIDSEDLKTAVLDVLNNKRYYSKTINSLTKKTTINGITIDDFDRQILYHLSMGEKTKDLTKFIPLSIRAIEVRKTKLKTLLSNTSEENFNLVKGAKKLGLI, encoded by the coding sequence ATGAAGCTAAACGATTTAAACTTTTTAATAATTGAAGACCACAAAATCATAGCTAATGCCTACAAGAACATTTTAATGGCAATTCCTGGTATTAACTTTAATATTAGTATTGCCAATAATTGTGATGAGGCTGTTAACTTAATACGTCGAAAAAAGCATCATATAGCTATACTGGACCTTCAATTGCCCATTTCTGAAAATGAAAGGTTTATTTGTGGAGAAGATTTAGGTACACTACTAAGGAATGAGATTACTTCTTGCAAATTGATAATACTTACCTCTGTTACAGATCATTCTAGAATACTTAGTATCATTCAACAGATAGACCCAGAAGGCTTTTTAATTAAGGCCGATATTGACTCAGAAGACCTAAAAACTGCTGTATTGGATGTACTCAATAACAAAAGATATTATAGTAAGACCATAAATTCCCTCACTAAAAAAACTACAATTAATGGAATAACCATTGATGATTTTGATCGTCAAATATTGTATCACCTATCCATGGGAGAAAAAACCAAAGACCTCACCAAATTCATACCTTTATCCATAAGAGCTATAGAAGTTAGAAAAACAAAACTTAAAACACTTTTAAGTAATACAAGTGAGGAAAACTTTAATTTAGTAAAGGGCGCTAAAAAACTAGGATTGATTTAA